A DNA window from Cryptosporangium phraense contains the following coding sequences:
- a CDS encoding FAD-dependent oxidoreductase, whose translation MKISIVGAGPGGLTCARVLQLAGIPVTVYDADASLTARDQGGTLDLHADTGQIALEDARLTAEFAALARPEGQSKRLVDPSGAVLVEHVVDADEDAAPEIDRKQLREMLAASLEPGTIEWGAKVVSAEPGRLTFADGRTVTTDLVIGADGAWSRVRPILTDAVPQYTGVSFVEVRFDDVDERHPEIADLVGDGHLWANGDGRSIILQRNSGGRVRGYLGVRTPLNRLDVDANGVQAAPEVLLGYFQDFAPGLRRVITDSDGDLVNRPIFALPAPLTWPHHDGVTLLGDAAHLMSPFGGEGVNLAMLDAAELAREIASGGSVARYETRMWERSGPIAAGANAAIVEHFAAGGPDLGNVPDFAEEAERWKAGAEAYRATHRG comes from the coding sequence ATGAAGATTTCTATCGTCGGAGCCGGCCCCGGCGGGCTCACCTGCGCTCGCGTCCTCCAACTGGCCGGGATCCCGGTCACCGTCTACGACGCCGACGCCTCGCTGACCGCCCGCGACCAGGGCGGAACCCTCGACCTGCACGCCGACACCGGCCAGATCGCACTGGAGGACGCCCGCCTCACCGCCGAGTTCGCGGCGCTGGCCCGGCCCGAGGGCCAGTCCAAGCGGCTGGTCGACCCGTCCGGCGCGGTGCTGGTCGAGCACGTCGTCGACGCGGACGAGGACGCTGCTCCGGAGATCGACCGCAAACAGCTCCGGGAGATGCTGGCCGCGTCGCTCGAGCCCGGCACCATCGAGTGGGGAGCCAAGGTCGTGTCGGCCGAGCCGGGCCGGCTCACGTTCGCCGACGGGCGGACGGTCACCACCGACCTGGTGATCGGCGCGGACGGCGCCTGGTCGCGCGTCCGCCCGATCCTGACCGACGCGGTGCCGCAGTACACCGGCGTGAGCTTCGTCGAGGTGCGGTTCGACGACGTCGACGAGCGCCATCCGGAGATCGCCGACCTGGTCGGCGACGGTCACCTGTGGGCCAACGGCGACGGGCGCAGCATCATCCTGCAGCGCAACAGCGGCGGCCGGGTCCGGGGCTACCTCGGGGTCCGCACGCCGCTGAACCGGCTGGACGTGGACGCCAACGGCGTCCAGGCCGCCCCCGAGGTGCTGCTCGGCTACTTCCAGGACTTCGCGCCCGGGCTCCGCCGGGTCATCACCGACAGCGACGGCGACCTGGTGAACCGGCCGATCTTCGCGCTGCCCGCGCCGCTGACCTGGCCGCACCACGACGGCGTCACGCTGCTCGGCGACGCGGCCCACCTGATGTCGCCGTTCGGCGGCGAGGGCGTCAACCTCGCGATGCTCGACGCGGCCGAACTGGCCCGGGAGATCGCGTCCGGCGGATCCGTGGCCCGCTACGAGACGCGGATGTGGGAACGGTCCGGGCCGATCGCGGCCGGCGCCAACGCGGCGATCGTCGAGCACTTCGCGGCCGGCGGCCCGGACCTGGGGAACGTCCCGGACTTCGCCGAGGAGGCCGAACGCTGGAAGGCCGGCGCCGAGGCCTACCGCGCCACCCACCGCGGATGA